A region from the Silene latifolia isolate original U9 population chromosome 7, ASM4854445v1, whole genome shotgun sequence genome encodes:
- the LOC141592730 gene encoding ABC transporter C family member 12-like isoform X2 yields the protein MTPLLEKGYQRPISEKDVWKLDTWDQSETLINRFNKNWAEESQRSNPWLLRALNRSFGKMFWLGGLFKIGYDLSQFIAPVLLDHLLQSLQEDQVWLGHVYAFLIFIGVSLCVLCESQYYQNVMRVGFRLRSTLVAAIFSKILRLTHDSRLRFPSGKITNMISTDANALQQICQQLHNLWSAPFRITLAMALLYQQLGVACLFGSLMLLFMFPIQTLVISRMKKLSSEGLVRTDKRVGLMNEILSAMDIVKCYAWEESFQSKVQWMRADELSWLRKSQALGALNNFILNSTPVVVAVVSFGMFTFLGGDLTPARAFTSLSLFTLLRQPLTMLPSIITQVVNANVSLQRMEELLLAEERPVMPNLSPEPGLPAISIENGYFSWDSKKPTLSNINLSIAAGSLVAVVGSTGAGKTSLISAMLGELPPLANSSVIIRGTVAYVPQISWIFNATVRDNILFGLEFDSRRYSEAIEVTALQLDLQSLPGKDLTEIGERGVNISGGQKQRVSMARAVYSNSDVYLFDDPLSALDAHVAQQVFHRCILAQLQGKTRILVTNQLHFLPQVDKIILVSDGMVKEEGTFDELSRTGPLFKKLMENAGKMEERDIEKGKDKSQVHETSVPSAANYNEDRENSRFLNKRKGKKSILVKQEERETGVVSLGVLMRYQVALGGFWVVLVLFMCYLLTEVLRISSSTWLREWTDQSSSTSYRPGYYILIYALLAFGQVMLTLVNSYWLIHSSLCAAKKLHDAMLRSILRAPMLFFQTNPLGRTMNRFSRDLGDIDRDVGNYVNIFLGQLWQLLSTFVLIGIVSTISLWAITPLMIFFHAAYLYYQSTSREVKRLDSISRSPVYAQFSETLNGLSSIRAYKAHDRMAYANGKFMDDNIRFRLANICSNRWLSIRLQTLGGLMIWLMAAFAVLENGKGDNNLAFTSTMGLLLSYALNITNLMSNVLRQASRAENCLNAVERVGTYVDLPSEAPCVVENYRPPQGWPSEGSIMFDNLVLRYRAELPPVLHGISFEVYPNEKIGIVGRTGAGKSSMINALFRIVELEKGRILIDDCDISKLGLTDLRRSISIIPQQPVLFTGTVRFNLDPFSEHNDADLWESLERAHLKDTIGRSYLGLETEVTEGGENFSVGQRQLLSLSRALLRKSKILILDEATASVDVGTDALIQKTIREEFRCCSMLTIAHRLNTIIDSDRILVLDAGLVAEFDTPENLLLDENSTFYDMVQRTGSANAQYLRNLVLGGGGEETHPFEVAA from the exons ATGACCCCGCTACTGGAGAAAGGGTATCAAAGACCCATTTCCGAAAAGGATGTGTGGAAGCTGGATACTTGGGACCAGAGCGAAACACTCATAAATAG GTTCAACAAGAATTGGGCTGAAGAATCCCAAAGATCCAATCCATGGCTTCTAAGAGCTCTGAATAGAAGTTTTGGCAAAAT GTTTTGGCTTGGTGGCTTGTTTAAG ATTGGTTATGATCTTTCGCAGTTCATTGCCCCAGTTTTACTTGACCACCTGTTGCAG TCTCTGCAAGAAGATCAAGTTTGGCTTGGTCATGTGTACGCCTTCCTAATCTTTATTGGTGTG TCACTCTGTGTACTCTGTGAATCTCAGTATTATCAGAATGTTATGCGCGTTGGTTTCAGGCTGAGATCTACACTG GTAGCTGCTATATTTAGCAAAATATTAAGACTAACACATGATAGCCGACTGAGATTTCCATCTGGAAAGATAACAAATATGATATCCACAGATGCTAATGCACTTCAG CAAATATGTCAACAACTTCATAATTTATGGTCAGCTCCATTTCGAATCACTCTTGCTATGGCTTTACTTTACCAACAACTGGGAGTTGCTTGCCTGTTCGGTTCACTTATGCTTCTTTTTATGTTCCCTATACAA ACACTTGTGATCAGCAGAATGAAGAAACTCTCTTCAGAGGGATTGGTTCGTACTGACAAGAGGGTTGGTCTCATGAATGAGATTTTGTCTGCAATGGATATTGTGAA ATGCTATGCTTGGGAGGAAAGTTTCCAATCAAAAGTTCAGTGGATGAGGGCTGATGAACTGTCATGGCTCCGCAAATCCCAAGCACTTGGAGCT CTAAACAACTTCATATTAAACAGTACCCCAGTGGTGGTTGCGGTTGTCTCTTTTGGAATGTTCACTTTTCTTGGTGGGGATCTAACACCAGCAAGAGCTTTCACGTCTCTTTCGCTATTTACCCTTTTACGACAGCCTCTTACCATGTTGCCTAGCATAATAACTCAG GTTGTAAACGCTAATGTATCATTACAGCGGATGGAAGAACTATTGTTGGCCGAAGAGAGACCTGTAATGCCCAACTTATCTCCTGAACCTGGGCTTCCAGCCATTTCAATTGAAAATGGTTATTTCTCATGGGATTCTAAG AAACCTACCCTATCAAATATCAACTTGAGCATAGCAGCCGGCAGTTTGGTAGCTGTTGTTGGAAGTACCGGTGCAGGGAAAACATCACTGATATCAGCAATGCTTGGAGAGCTTCCCCCTCTGGCCAACAGCAGTGTTATTATCAGAGGAACTGTCGCCTATGTTCCTCAAATCTCGTGGATTTTTAATGCCACT GTTCGCGATAACATATTATTTGGGCTAGAGTTTGATTCTAGAAGATATTCGGAGGCCATTGAAGTAACTGCATTGCAGTTGGACCTTCAGTCACTTCCA GGGAAGGATCTAACTGAGATAGGTGAAAGAGGAGTCAACATCAGTGGAGGGCAGAAGCAAAGAGTTTCGATGGCCAGAGCTGTTTATTCAAACTCAGATGTGTACTTATTTGATGATCCTTTAAGTGCTCTTGATGCCCATGTTGCTCAACAG GTTTTCCATCGATGTATCTTGGCACAATTGCAAGGGAAAACGAGGATCCTTGTTACTAATCAGCTCCATTTCCTTCCGCAAGTAGACAAGATTATTTTGGTCAGTGATGGGATGGTGAAAGAAGAAGGAACTTTCGACGAGCTCTCCAGAACTGGCCCTCTATTTAAGAAGCTGATGGAAAATGCAGGGAAGATGGAAGAACGTGACATTGAAAAAGGGAAGGATAAAAGTCAGGTCCATGAAACCTCAGTGCCTTCCGCTGCAAATTATAATGAGGATAGAGAGAACAGTAGATTTTTGAATAAACGGAAAGGCAAAAAATCTATTCTTGTTAAGCAGGAAGAAAGAGAAACTGGTGTTGTCAGCTTGGGTGTTCTGATGAG GTACCAAGTCGCTTTAGGAGGCTTTTGGGTGGTATTAGTACTCTTCATGTGCTATCTTTTAACCGAAGTTCTGCGAATTTCTAGCAGCACCTGGTTACGTGAATGGACAGACCAAAGTAGCTCAACGAGTTATAGACCTGGATACTATATTCTGATTTATGCTCTTCTTGCATTTGGTCAG GTTATGCTAACTTTGGTGAATTCATACTGGTTGATCCATTCAAGTCTTTGTGCAGCCAAAAAACTGCATGATGCGATGCTAAGATCTATTCTTAGGGCACCAATGTTATTTTTTCAAACCAACCCACTAGGCAGGACGATGAATAGGTTCTCCAGAGACTTGGGGGATATTGATAGGGATGTTGGCAATTATGTAAATATTTTTTTGGGTCAACTTTGGCAGCTGCTTTCAACATTTGTTTTGATAGGCATAGTGAGCACCATTTCTCTGTGGGCTATAACACCATTGATGATCTTTTTTCATGCAGCATATCTATACTATCAG AGCACTTCCCGTGAAGTGAAACGCTTGGATTCAATATCTAGATCTCCTGTATACGCTCAATTTTCAGAAACCTTGAATGGTCTTTCTAGTATTCGAGCGTATAAAGCACACGACCGAATGGCCTATGCAAATGGAAAATTTATGGATGATAACATTAGGTTTAGACTTGCAAATATATGTTCAAACCGTTGGCTCAGTATCAGGCTGCAGACTTTAGGAGGCCTTATGATCTGGTTAATGGCTGCCTTTGCTGTCTTGGAAAATGGTAAAGGAGATAATAACTTAGCATTCACATCTACAATGGGTCTACTCTTGAGCTATGCCTTAAATATCACTAATCTTATGAGCAATGTTTTAAGACAAGCAAGTAGAGCTGAGAATTGTTTGAATGCCGTTGAACGTGTCGGTACGTATGTCGATCTGCCGTCCGAGGCACCATGTGTTGTGGAGAACTACCGTCCACCACAAGGATGGCCTTCAGAAGGTTCCATAATGTTTGACAATTTGGTTCTTCGGTATAGGGCTGAGCTTCCGCCAGTCCTCCATGGAATATCCTTCGAAGTCTATCCTAATGAGAAAATAGGAATAGTTGGGAGGACTGGTGCAGGAAAATCGAGCATGATTAATGCTTTGTTTCGCATAGTGGAGTTAGAGAAAGGAAGAATTCTGATTGATGATTGTGACATTTCGAAACTTGGGCTCACAGATTTACGAAGATCTATTAGCATCATCCCACAACAACCTGTTCTCTTCACAG gaACGGTGAGATTCAACCTTGATCCTTTCAGTGAACACAATGATGCAGACTTATGGGAATCTCTAGAGAGGGCACATTTGAAGGACACCATCGGCAGAAGTTATCTCGGATTAGAAACTGAG GTTACGGAAGGAGGGGAGAACTTTAGTGTTGGACAAAGACAACTGTTAAGTCTTTCCCGAGCCTTGCTCCGTAAGTCCAAGATTCTTATTCTTGATGAAGCGACAGCTTCTGTGGATGTTGGAACTGATGctttaattcagaagacaataagAGAAGAATTCAGATGCTGCTCAATGCTCACTATTGCTCATCGACTGAACACCATCATTGACTCTGACAGGATCCTGGTGCTCGATGCTGGTCTG GTTGCTGAATTTGATACTCCAGAAAATCTATTGCTAGATGAGAACAGCACTTTCTATGACATGGTTCAGAGAACTGGCAGTGCCAATGCTCAGTATTTGCGCAATCTAGTACTTGGAGGTGGAGGGGAAGAAACTCATCCATTTGAAGTAGCAGCGTAA
- the LOC141592730 gene encoding ABC transporter C family member 12-like isoform X1, with translation MGLTPLVWYCRPVENGVWERKGDTGFGAYVPCQMGIVVSVSSFALMMVCAYRIWLTFMGSKCRRFCLRSKWFNYMLAVFSAAFAVEPLLRFILNVSIFDLDGVPEFAPFEVVTLITEALSWSLLLVTLLLGTKVYIHEFQWYIRFGVIYDLVGYAVMLNLMYSMKDIYSRNILYLCFGIVFCKVVFGILLVLHVPRLDLFPSYTLVNAQDSDDFAYEELLAAEHICPERYVSLISRVYYGWMTPLLEKGYQRPISEKDVWKLDTWDQSETLINRFNKNWAEESQRSNPWLLRALNRSFGKMFWLGGLFKIGYDLSQFIAPVLLDHLLQSLQEDQVWLGHVYAFLIFIGVSLCVLCESQYYQNVMRVGFRLRSTLVAAIFSKILRLTHDSRLRFPSGKITNMISTDANALQQICQQLHNLWSAPFRITLAMALLYQQLGVACLFGSLMLLFMFPIQTLVISRMKKLSSEGLVRTDKRVGLMNEILSAMDIVKCYAWEESFQSKVQWMRADELSWLRKSQALGALNNFILNSTPVVVAVVSFGMFTFLGGDLTPARAFTSLSLFTLLRQPLTMLPSIITQVVNANVSLQRMEELLLAEERPVMPNLSPEPGLPAISIENGYFSWDSKKPTLSNINLSIAAGSLVAVVGSTGAGKTSLISAMLGELPPLANSSVIIRGTVAYVPQISWIFNATVRDNILFGLEFDSRRYSEAIEVTALQLDLQSLPGKDLTEIGERGVNISGGQKQRVSMARAVYSNSDVYLFDDPLSALDAHVAQQVFHRCILAQLQGKTRILVTNQLHFLPQVDKIILVSDGMVKEEGTFDELSRTGPLFKKLMENAGKMEERDIEKGKDKSQVHETSVPSAANYNEDRENSRFLNKRKGKKSILVKQEERETGVVSLGVLMRYQVALGGFWVVLVLFMCYLLTEVLRISSSTWLREWTDQSSSTSYRPGYYILIYALLAFGQVMLTLVNSYWLIHSSLCAAKKLHDAMLRSILRAPMLFFQTNPLGRTMNRFSRDLGDIDRDVGNYVNIFLGQLWQLLSTFVLIGIVSTISLWAITPLMIFFHAAYLYYQSTSREVKRLDSISRSPVYAQFSETLNGLSSIRAYKAHDRMAYANGKFMDDNIRFRLANICSNRWLSIRLQTLGGLMIWLMAAFAVLENGKGDNNLAFTSTMGLLLSYALNITNLMSNVLRQASRAENCLNAVERVGTYVDLPSEAPCVVENYRPPQGWPSEGSIMFDNLVLRYRAELPPVLHGISFEVYPNEKIGIVGRTGAGKSSMINALFRIVELEKGRILIDDCDISKLGLTDLRRSISIIPQQPVLFTGTVRFNLDPFSEHNDADLWESLERAHLKDTIGRSYLGLETEVTEGGENFSVGQRQLLSLSRALLRKSKILILDEATASVDVGTDALIQKTIREEFRCCSMLTIAHRLNTIIDSDRILVLDAGLVAEFDTPENLLLDENSTFYDMVQRTGSANAQYLRNLVLGGGGEETHPFEVAA, from the exons ATGGGTTTGACTCCATTAGTGTGGTACTGTCGTCCTGTTGAAAATGGGGTTTGGGAAAGAAAGGGAGATACTGGTTTTGGAGCTTATGTACCTTGTCAAATGGGTATTGTCGTTTCGGTATCGAGTTTTGCTCTGATGATGGTGTGTGCCTACAGGATTTGGCTTACCTTTATGGGTAGTAAATGTAGGAGGTTTTGTTTGAGATCAAAGTGGTTTAATTATATGCTAGCTGTTTTTTCTGCGGCTTTTGCTGTTGAGCCATTGCTTAGGTTCATACTGAATGTTTCGATATTCGATTTGGATGGAGTTCCTGAATTTGCTCCATTTGAG GTTGTTACACTGATAACGGAGGCACTTTCTTGGTCTTTGCTATTAGTTACGCTTCTTTTGGGGACAAAGGTCTACATCCACGAGTTTCAGTGGTACATTCGCTTTGGTGTTATTTATGATTTGGTGGGATATGCTGTTATGCTCAATCTTATGTACTCGATGAAAGATATTTACAGCAG GAACATACTATATTTATGCTTCGGCATTGTCTTCTGCAAG GTTGTTTTTGGAATCCTTCTTGTTCTTCATGTTCCACGTTTGGATCTTTTCCCTTCGTATACACTAGTCAATGCCCAAGATTCTGATGATTTTGCTTATGAAGAACTACTAGCTGCAGAACACATATGTCCTGAGAGATATGTAAGCCTGATCTCTA GAGTATACTATGGTTGGATGACCCCGCTACTGGAGAAAGGGTATCAAAGACCCATTTCCGAAAAGGATGTGTGGAAGCTGGATACTTGGGACCAGAGCGAAACACTCATAAATAG GTTCAACAAGAATTGGGCTGAAGAATCCCAAAGATCCAATCCATGGCTTCTAAGAGCTCTGAATAGAAGTTTTGGCAAAAT GTTTTGGCTTGGTGGCTTGTTTAAG ATTGGTTATGATCTTTCGCAGTTCATTGCCCCAGTTTTACTTGACCACCTGTTGCAG TCTCTGCAAGAAGATCAAGTTTGGCTTGGTCATGTGTACGCCTTCCTAATCTTTATTGGTGTG TCACTCTGTGTACTCTGTGAATCTCAGTATTATCAGAATGTTATGCGCGTTGGTTTCAGGCTGAGATCTACACTG GTAGCTGCTATATTTAGCAAAATATTAAGACTAACACATGATAGCCGACTGAGATTTCCATCTGGAAAGATAACAAATATGATATCCACAGATGCTAATGCACTTCAG CAAATATGTCAACAACTTCATAATTTATGGTCAGCTCCATTTCGAATCACTCTTGCTATGGCTTTACTTTACCAACAACTGGGAGTTGCTTGCCTGTTCGGTTCACTTATGCTTCTTTTTATGTTCCCTATACAA ACACTTGTGATCAGCAGAATGAAGAAACTCTCTTCAGAGGGATTGGTTCGTACTGACAAGAGGGTTGGTCTCATGAATGAGATTTTGTCTGCAATGGATATTGTGAA ATGCTATGCTTGGGAGGAAAGTTTCCAATCAAAAGTTCAGTGGATGAGGGCTGATGAACTGTCATGGCTCCGCAAATCCCAAGCACTTGGAGCT CTAAACAACTTCATATTAAACAGTACCCCAGTGGTGGTTGCGGTTGTCTCTTTTGGAATGTTCACTTTTCTTGGTGGGGATCTAACACCAGCAAGAGCTTTCACGTCTCTTTCGCTATTTACCCTTTTACGACAGCCTCTTACCATGTTGCCTAGCATAATAACTCAG GTTGTAAACGCTAATGTATCATTACAGCGGATGGAAGAACTATTGTTGGCCGAAGAGAGACCTGTAATGCCCAACTTATCTCCTGAACCTGGGCTTCCAGCCATTTCAATTGAAAATGGTTATTTCTCATGGGATTCTAAG AAACCTACCCTATCAAATATCAACTTGAGCATAGCAGCCGGCAGTTTGGTAGCTGTTGTTGGAAGTACCGGTGCAGGGAAAACATCACTGATATCAGCAATGCTTGGAGAGCTTCCCCCTCTGGCCAACAGCAGTGTTATTATCAGAGGAACTGTCGCCTATGTTCCTCAAATCTCGTGGATTTTTAATGCCACT GTTCGCGATAACATATTATTTGGGCTAGAGTTTGATTCTAGAAGATATTCGGAGGCCATTGAAGTAACTGCATTGCAGTTGGACCTTCAGTCACTTCCA GGGAAGGATCTAACTGAGATAGGTGAAAGAGGAGTCAACATCAGTGGAGGGCAGAAGCAAAGAGTTTCGATGGCCAGAGCTGTTTATTCAAACTCAGATGTGTACTTATTTGATGATCCTTTAAGTGCTCTTGATGCCCATGTTGCTCAACAG GTTTTCCATCGATGTATCTTGGCACAATTGCAAGGGAAAACGAGGATCCTTGTTACTAATCAGCTCCATTTCCTTCCGCAAGTAGACAAGATTATTTTGGTCAGTGATGGGATGGTGAAAGAAGAAGGAACTTTCGACGAGCTCTCCAGAACTGGCCCTCTATTTAAGAAGCTGATGGAAAATGCAGGGAAGATGGAAGAACGTGACATTGAAAAAGGGAAGGATAAAAGTCAGGTCCATGAAACCTCAGTGCCTTCCGCTGCAAATTATAATGAGGATAGAGAGAACAGTAGATTTTTGAATAAACGGAAAGGCAAAAAATCTATTCTTGTTAAGCAGGAAGAAAGAGAAACTGGTGTTGTCAGCTTGGGTGTTCTGATGAG GTACCAAGTCGCTTTAGGAGGCTTTTGGGTGGTATTAGTACTCTTCATGTGCTATCTTTTAACCGAAGTTCTGCGAATTTCTAGCAGCACCTGGTTACGTGAATGGACAGACCAAAGTAGCTCAACGAGTTATAGACCTGGATACTATATTCTGATTTATGCTCTTCTTGCATTTGGTCAG GTTATGCTAACTTTGGTGAATTCATACTGGTTGATCCATTCAAGTCTTTGTGCAGCCAAAAAACTGCATGATGCGATGCTAAGATCTATTCTTAGGGCACCAATGTTATTTTTTCAAACCAACCCACTAGGCAGGACGATGAATAGGTTCTCCAGAGACTTGGGGGATATTGATAGGGATGTTGGCAATTATGTAAATATTTTTTTGGGTCAACTTTGGCAGCTGCTTTCAACATTTGTTTTGATAGGCATAGTGAGCACCATTTCTCTGTGGGCTATAACACCATTGATGATCTTTTTTCATGCAGCATATCTATACTATCAG AGCACTTCCCGTGAAGTGAAACGCTTGGATTCAATATCTAGATCTCCTGTATACGCTCAATTTTCAGAAACCTTGAATGGTCTTTCTAGTATTCGAGCGTATAAAGCACACGACCGAATGGCCTATGCAAATGGAAAATTTATGGATGATAACATTAGGTTTAGACTTGCAAATATATGTTCAAACCGTTGGCTCAGTATCAGGCTGCAGACTTTAGGAGGCCTTATGATCTGGTTAATGGCTGCCTTTGCTGTCTTGGAAAATGGTAAAGGAGATAATAACTTAGCATTCACATCTACAATGGGTCTACTCTTGAGCTATGCCTTAAATATCACTAATCTTATGAGCAATGTTTTAAGACAAGCAAGTAGAGCTGAGAATTGTTTGAATGCCGTTGAACGTGTCGGTACGTATGTCGATCTGCCGTCCGAGGCACCATGTGTTGTGGAGAACTACCGTCCACCACAAGGATGGCCTTCAGAAGGTTCCATAATGTTTGACAATTTGGTTCTTCGGTATAGGGCTGAGCTTCCGCCAGTCCTCCATGGAATATCCTTCGAAGTCTATCCTAATGAGAAAATAGGAATAGTTGGGAGGACTGGTGCAGGAAAATCGAGCATGATTAATGCTTTGTTTCGCATAGTGGAGTTAGAGAAAGGAAGAATTCTGATTGATGATTGTGACATTTCGAAACTTGGGCTCACAGATTTACGAAGATCTATTAGCATCATCCCACAACAACCTGTTCTCTTCACAG gaACGGTGAGATTCAACCTTGATCCTTTCAGTGAACACAATGATGCAGACTTATGGGAATCTCTAGAGAGGGCACATTTGAAGGACACCATCGGCAGAAGTTATCTCGGATTAGAAACTGAG GTTACGGAAGGAGGGGAGAACTTTAGTGTTGGACAAAGACAACTGTTAAGTCTTTCCCGAGCCTTGCTCCGTAAGTCCAAGATTCTTATTCTTGATGAAGCGACAGCTTCTGTGGATGTTGGAACTGATGctttaattcagaagacaataagAGAAGAATTCAGATGCTGCTCAATGCTCACTATTGCTCATCGACTGAACACCATCATTGACTCTGACAGGATCCTGGTGCTCGATGCTGGTCTG GTTGCTGAATTTGATACTCCAGAAAATCTATTGCTAGATGAGAACAGCACTTTCTATGACATGGTTCAGAGAACTGGCAGTGCCAATGCTCAGTATTTGCGCAATCTAGTACTTGGAGGTGGAGGGGAAGAAACTCATCCATTTGAAGTAGCAGCGTAA